Proteins from a single region of Runella sp. SP2:
- a CDS encoding DUF2279 domain-containing protein produces MPQIRRQLVILVLCIFTLGKEEAFAQKDTLATRPNYRALRWIMAGESAAYVGSIYGLSKAWYKTNDFSHFHVSDDAHEWQQLDKVGHFFTAYQICRHTAALYRQTNVSRKQAALYGALSGFLFLTPIEILDGFQYPTYGFSPSDMVANVLGPSLYLGQYALWNEERIVPKFSFHPTPLAKVRPELLGQNLSEQWLKDYNGQTYWFSFNVASFIPAARFPKWLSVSFGYGIHDMVGAEIEKSRMLGYDPYRQYYLSLDIDFRRIPTRRKGLKALFFLLNTVKIPAPTLEYTRKYGVKAHWLYF; encoded by the coding sequence ATGCCTCAAATTAGACGACAGCTAGTAATTCTAGTATTGTGCATTTTTACGTTGGGGAAAGAAGAGGCTTTTGCTCAAAAAGATACACTTGCGACCCGTCCCAATTACCGAGCTTTGCGCTGGATAATGGCGGGAGAGAGCGCAGCCTACGTCGGGTCTATTTATGGCTTGAGCAAGGCGTGGTACAAGACCAATGATTTCAGCCATTTCCACGTAAGTGACGATGCGCACGAGTGGCAACAGCTCGACAAAGTAGGACATTTCTTTACAGCTTACCAAATTTGTCGCCATACTGCGGCGCTTTATCGGCAAACCAATGTGAGCCGCAAACAAGCTGCCTTGTACGGTGCGCTTTCTGGTTTTTTGTTTTTGACTCCTATCGAAATTTTGGATGGATTTCAATACCCGACTTATGGTTTTTCACCTTCCGACATGGTGGCCAACGTGCTGGGGCCGTCGTTGTACCTAGGTCAGTATGCACTTTGGAACGAAGAACGCATTGTTCCAAAATTTTCGTTTCACCCCACGCCACTTGCCAAAGTTCGCCCCGAACTGCTTGGGCAAAACCTCAGTGAACAATGGCTTAAAGATTATAACGGCCAAACGTACTGGTTTTCGTTCAACGTGGCTTCATTTATACCAGCCGCTCGCTTTCCAAAGTGGCTTAGTGTGTCGTTTGGGTACGGCATTCACGATATGGTAGGGGCAGAAATCGAAAAAAGTAGGATGTTAGGGTATGACCCTTATCGGCAATACTACCTGTCGTTAGACATAGATTTTCGGCGTATTCCAACCCGTCGAAAAGGGTTAAAGGCATTGTTTTTTCTGCTAAATACAGTGAAAATACCTGCTCCGACGTTGGAATACACGCGAAAATATGGAGTCAAAGCCCATTGGTTATATTTTTAA
- a CDS encoding SdrD B-like domain-containing protein — protein sequence MKKYIYIPSIHPKIYRLFCFTTLLLGTVLSAMAQVTISLDYKEKNNLTSVQSGDKYTLQLDYSISSTTGNASNVKAVINLPDNIYTVGEFVGTIHAPVANFVFTNTVGAKKLTINFVNPVPSGSTGVLEFIVRTNNLTTPNNTQLCTTAEITDGSGATSGAKNHCINVTAIPRICALKTLLNGGAINNITTYRVRVSANGGSNPLFTPFGTLQATNITVTDNLPANAEFISAKVYSLNGTQVGTGTYSAGVVTAAIPNLTLRQYGNGTWESFYFNLDIQVKFNSPTFNASDVVTNTATVDYTPFSGSAAVLNNGDNVGGNCVSDLIETTTLANPVTAAVLAKGGSGNYFPGQRFSYPWSFTNTGNVPLENVEIIETIPANVIIDQDAEYNGVRVLEWEDIHHIEYQTNMSGSTWVVLAAATGVPDLPSGTYFTKIKFVLTTPFLPNASILAVNQILHFKAIGEVTAAETVTNCMEWTSTSAGIPNQAGRTVCNSSVTLQPRPTTSRAIYSAAHGSNCAQVAGGTVAFSGTLLADIGYSNGLNPVCALLIPSGSIYVPGSETFTANNTGITTPPTLEIIPNYITTGGILRDLYRWTFPSGTVVPYGERFTVGVSVKISQALPPGSYNAEFIATFSNASANAPDYNFGNFTDTKDWDLDGNTTELVGRANTNYGQCDINIAASASMESIKWVKGLCDVAYSRYPAFGQTVPGGDADYRLIIKNTGNVVMKDIKIIDILPFVGDRGVIDPQGRQTQWRPNLANPISAPTGVTVYYTTVSNPCRDEVKQPSDPSPFPTGCTPPNWSVTPPLDITQVQAVKIDFGTKTLIGGDSLVFSWPMRAPVDAPTNDEIAWNSFGFVATRTDNNQPLLAAEPIKVGIKLKPLQPALYGDYVWIDTNKNGIQDDGATGVSGVRVELYKDNGDGVSDPATDLFVGFTVTDGTGKYLFSTLQPGDYFAKFYPPAGYVTTTTDQGGNDALDSDGIITIVTTLDAGEDDRTWDLGIYQDTNCDVKITNYTLSPCVWTGTASEVTVNVFVAWANAPSGQNINVTLNGVTQTIDLTTATSPALVSFTLPANNTDYVLNAVFSGTSTCKDSKTIRTPLPCQPAVCVLNIDAVNVGACKDGKAPLDIVVSWSGNPSGENIVVTAGDSTRIINVAGGVLSPVTVNFNMPSNGQVDVPINVGFQTTTACKDTDKFTLPNCVCIKPNAGNNVSVCAPATTAKLTAVTTGGTWAPIGSPANPAAATIDANGNVTGMTVAGTYRFVYSVSSLNCTDTAAVIVNAIVPVAATPLCHANGTPEDGTNDYMTFSIRVSTTPMSANKFTVTATQGGNPLVITLSNGSAATAINCGLNTPLRTPAGSAGKGNVTLTITDNVTGCSTTVVVTDPGTCAVTCVQGTPSTVTYEYGTQVDITELNSLPIIIPKFDEQGGTRVLKSVKLEYLVGGKTAFIFENRAAQSQSFSATASSVATINLNGTDIATNTLEMLIPQTTLPGGILVPATGSWAGDSIPSPVPTPTTLGRMSSWVSDYLTVFKDPRTDARWVTNATGDATDDDDMYLNPMIADSASGTFTYNTALALAPFIGTGNVPLNVSTLSGLSSTGGGGNLLALQRTRAYASAKVTYTYECILCTKPVAVVTPKTQSICVGSAATTYTATPSTGVEYKWYGPLADTTSSLGAAVSGATSATFIPSGAALTTAGTKYYAVVVNTTGDVNCADTAFVRLVVNAKPVISGGSATICAGESVDLTTKITNYNTYLSPVWTIGTANGTVVATPSSVKPTGTTTYVLVAQNAAGCKDTANVVVTVNAKPNAGKDTTLACVNAATNTLATSYTLVPSPAGGSWSQLGTTPATATISGNNVTGMSVAGTYQFIYTTTAGCKDTVAVTVAPCAGCVKPNAGADAANVCQPTSTAKLTAVTTGGTWAPIVSPANPSAATIDANGNISGLNAAGTYKFVYSVTSGGQTCTDTAQVIVLAKPVIADGSATICAGESVDLTSKITNYNTYLSPVWTVGTASGTAVATPSSVKPTGTTTYVLVAQNAAGCKDTANVVVTVNSKPSAGKDTTLVCSNGNVPSSVQLSAAPTGGTWSALTGNPTGATVNSSGLVSITNATAQGKAFDFVYSVNGCQDTVKVIVPTCPAPCVESTISSAAPVCSNDAQTYSFTFTINNQLGIVKVNKGTLSGSNPYTVSGIPSGQNVIITDSLSAICKTDTTIAGVNCNCNPALPQLLTPSLTACIGDTFPTLKATVVGLATVEWFSQQTGGTVLFTGLNYKPSGTVAANTAFYAQARSTDPTCPTAISTSRVPATINAQSCIDTIDLALKKSINTKIARVGDVLTYTIKVWNEWTKNATGVEVVDSIATTVQFVSGSFVASRGSATISGNVIKWNIGNIAAGGDTVTLRYQVKATQVGIHLNTAEISKTNEKDRDSTPGNGKGGEDDIDQQCFTVPFDLCPNQKLEVSVPANLTNVQWFKNGGTTSVATGNVVLFSEVGVYTFTATNQACPANGCCPVIIEAGTNCCPVDICVPFTVKKKRK from the coding sequence ATGAAAAAGTACATCTACATTCCTTCTATTCATCCAAAAATCTACAGGTTATTTTGTTTCACAACCTTGTTATTGGGAACAGTCTTGTCTGCGATGGCTCAGGTAACCATTTCTTTGGACTACAAAGAGAAAAATAACCTGACCAGCGTCCAATCGGGAGATAAATACACGCTTCAATTGGATTATTCGATTTCCAGTACGACAGGAAATGCCTCCAATGTAAAGGCCGTTATTAATTTGCCCGATAATATTTATACCGTGGGCGAATTTGTGGGAACAATCCACGCGCCAGTGGCGAACTTCGTTTTTACCAACACGGTAGGCGCCAAAAAACTAACCATAAACTTTGTCAATCCAGTGCCATCGGGCTCGACGGGCGTACTGGAGTTTATTGTCAGAACCAATAACCTGACTACGCCCAACAATACCCAACTTTGTACAACTGCCGAGATAACGGATGGCAGTGGGGCTACTTCGGGGGCTAAAAATCATTGTATCAATGTAACGGCCATCCCTCGGATTTGTGCCTTGAAAACATTACTCAATGGTGGAGCTATCAACAACATTACAACGTATCGGGTGCGGGTCTCGGCAAACGGAGGTTCTAATCCTCTGTTTACCCCCTTTGGAACTTTGCAGGCAACGAATATTACCGTAACCGATAACTTACCCGCCAATGCAGAGTTTATCAGCGCCAAAGTGTATAGCCTTAACGGTACCCAAGTTGGGACAGGAACATACTCCGCAGGGGTGGTTACGGCCGCTATACCAAATTTGACCTTACGACAATACGGCAATGGCACGTGGGAAAGTTTTTATTTTAATTTAGATATACAGGTGAAATTTAACTCACCTACTTTCAACGCATCCGATGTGGTGACCAATACTGCAACGGTCGATTATACGCCTTTTTCAGGGAGTGCGGCTGTGCTCAATAATGGCGACAATGTGGGAGGCAACTGTGTTTCTGATTTAATAGAGACGACCACCTTAGCCAACCCTGTTACTGCTGCGGTATTGGCCAAAGGTGGAAGTGGTAATTACTTTCCAGGGCAGCGATTTTCGTATCCGTGGAGTTTTACAAACACAGGAAACGTTCCTTTGGAAAATGTAGAAATCATCGAAACCATCCCTGCCAATGTTATCATTGACCAAGATGCCGAATACAATGGGGTACGGGTACTTGAGTGGGAGGATATTCATCACATTGAGTACCAGACCAATATGTCAGGAAGTACTTGGGTTGTATTAGCCGCCGCTACGGGTGTTCCTGACCTTCCTTCAGGTACTTACTTTACAAAAATCAAGTTTGTCCTAACAACTCCCTTCCTTCCGAATGCTTCCATATTAGCAGTTAACCAGATATTGCATTTTAAAGCAATTGGAGAGGTAACTGCTGCCGAAACAGTCACTAACTGCATGGAGTGGACAAGTACTTCGGCAGGAATACCCAACCAAGCAGGGCGGACAGTATGTAACAGTTCGGTGACTTTACAACCCCGACCTACTACCTCCAGGGCTATATATAGTGCAGCACATGGGTCAAATTGCGCGCAAGTAGCAGGAGGAACGGTGGCTTTTTCTGGTACGTTACTCGCAGATATAGGGTATTCAAATGGTCTAAATCCTGTCTGTGCTTTATTGATCCCTTCGGGCTCTATTTATGTGCCAGGCTCCGAGACTTTTACCGCTAATAATACGGGCATTACGACCCCGCCTACCTTAGAGATTATTCCTAATTATATCACAACGGGAGGAATACTACGAGATTTATACCGCTGGACATTTCCAAGCGGAACTGTAGTACCTTACGGTGAACGATTCACGGTGGGGGTTTCCGTGAAAATTTCGCAAGCGCTTCCCCCTGGCTCTTATAATGCCGAGTTTATTGCTACCTTCTCCAATGCTTCTGCGAATGCGCCAGACTACAACTTTGGGAATTTTACGGATACAAAGGACTGGGATTTAGACGGAAATACTACTGAGTTGGTAGGAAGAGCTAATACAAATTACGGACAATGTGACATTAATATTGCCGCTTCTGCATCTATGGAATCCATCAAATGGGTCAAAGGGCTGTGCGATGTCGCTTATTCTCGTTATCCTGCTTTTGGCCAAACGGTTCCAGGAGGAGATGCCGACTACCGTCTCATCATCAAAAACACGGGTAACGTAGTGATGAAAGACATCAAAATCATTGATATTTTACCTTTTGTGGGCGACCGAGGTGTGATTGATCCCCAAGGGCGCCAAACCCAATGGCGCCCCAACTTGGCCAATCCAATTTCTGCGCCAACGGGGGTAACAGTTTATTATACAACTGTCTCTAATCCTTGCCGTGATGAAGTAAAGCAACCCTCTGACCCTTCGCCTTTCCCAACGGGTTGTACACCTCCCAACTGGAGCGTGACGCCACCTTTGGATATTACGCAAGTTCAGGCGGTAAAAATTGATTTTGGTACAAAAACATTGATTGGCGGCGATTCGCTGGTTTTCAGTTGGCCGATGCGAGCGCCAGTAGATGCCCCGACCAATGACGAAATTGCGTGGAATTCCTTTGGTTTTGTTGCTACTCGTACCGACAATAATCAACCATTGCTTGCCGCCGAGCCTATTAAAGTGGGGATTAAACTAAAGCCTTTACAGCCTGCACTTTATGGTGATTATGTGTGGATAGATACCAATAAAAATGGCATTCAGGACGACGGAGCAACGGGGGTATCGGGCGTGCGCGTGGAACTTTATAAAGACAACGGCGATGGCGTATCAGACCCTGCTACTGACCTATTTGTTGGCTTTACAGTGACTGATGGCACGGGTAAATATTTGTTCTCTACCTTACAACCAGGTGATTACTTCGCCAAGTTTTATCCACCAGCAGGCTATGTAACCACTACTACCGATCAGGGCGGCAATGACGCTTTAGATTCTGATGGTATCATTACGATTGTCACAACCTTAGATGCAGGCGAGGATGATCGTACGTGGGATTTGGGTATTTATCAAGATACAAACTGTGATGTCAAAATTACGAATTATACGCTTAGTCCATGCGTATGGACAGGTACTGCCAGTGAAGTAACAGTCAATGTGTTTGTAGCTTGGGCAAATGCGCCAAGTGGCCAAAATATCAACGTTACCCTCAATGGCGTAACCCAAACCATTGACCTAACGACAGCCACTTCGCCCGCGTTGGTATCGTTTACACTTCCTGCCAACAATACCGATTATGTGCTCAATGCGGTCTTTAGTGGAACCAGCACATGCAAGGATAGCAAGACCATACGCACCCCGTTGCCATGTCAGCCAGCCGTTTGTGTATTAAATATAGATGCAGTAAACGTAGGTGCTTGCAAAGATGGCAAAGCGCCATTGGATATAGTGGTGTCTTGGTCGGGTAATCCATCGGGCGAAAATATCGTTGTAACTGCGGGAGATTCAACCCGTATCATCAATGTTGCTGGAGGGGTACTTTCGCCAGTGACGGTAAACTTCAATATGCCAAGCAATGGCCAAGTGGATGTGCCCATCAATGTAGGTTTTCAAACAACCACCGCTTGCAAAGACACGGACAAATTTACGCTTCCAAATTGTGTATGTATCAAACCAAATGCAGGAAATAATGTGAGCGTTTGTGCACCAGCTACTACTGCTAAACTAACTGCCGTTACGACAGGTGGTACATGGGCACCGATTGGTAGCCCTGCCAACCCTGCGGCTGCGACCATTGATGCCAATGGCAACGTAACGGGCATGACAGTGGCAGGAACGTATCGTTTTGTGTATTCGGTCAGTAGCCTGAATTGTACGGATACGGCGGCCGTAATTGTGAATGCTATTGTTCCCGTTGCTGCTACTCCACTTTGCCACGCCAACGGTACGCCTGAAGATGGTACGAACGATTACATGACATTCAGTATTCGTGTGTCCACCACTCCAATGAGTGCTAATAAATTTACGGTAACGGCTACGCAAGGCGGGAATCCATTAGTTATAACGTTGTCAAACGGCAGCGCGGCGACAGCAATTAATTGCGGACTGAATACCCCATTGCGTACGCCAGCGGGTAGCGCGGGCAAAGGTAACGTGACCTTAACGATTACGGATAACGTAACAGGCTGCTCTACGACAGTGGTCGTGACCGACCCAGGAACTTGTGCCGTAACTTGCGTGCAAGGAACGCCTAGCACGGTTACCTATGAATATGGTACCCAAGTTGACATTACAGAGCTAAACTCCTTGCCGATTATCATACCAAAGTTTGACGAACAAGGCGGTACGCGGGTATTAAAATCGGTAAAGTTAGAATATTTAGTAGGTGGCAAAACGGCCTTCATCTTTGAGAATAGGGCAGCTCAATCTCAGTCTTTCAGTGCGACGGCCAGTTCGGTGGCAACGATTAATTTGAATGGGACAGACATTGCGACGAATACGTTGGAAATGTTGATTCCACAGACGACGTTGCCAGGAGGTATTTTGGTACCAGCGACGGGCAGTTGGGCGGGAGATAGTATTCCATCACCAGTACCCACGCCAACAACCTTGGGACGGATGTCATCGTGGGTGAGTGATTATTTGACGGTCTTCAAAGATCCTCGTACGGATGCACGTTGGGTGACAAATGCGACGGGAGATGCGACGGATGACGATGACATGTATCTAAACCCGATGATAGCAGACTCAGCGAGTGGAACGTTTACGTATAATACAGCATTGGCGTTGGCACCCTTTATTGGAACGGGAAATGTTCCTTTGAATGTGAGCACGTTATCAGGACTTAGTTCGACAGGCGGTGGAGGCAACTTGCTTGCTTTACAACGGACGCGAGCGTATGCAAGTGCGAAAGTGACTTATACCTATGAGTGTATTTTGTGTACCAAACCAGTGGCAGTAGTTACGCCGAAAACACAGTCGATATGCGTAGGTAGTGCAGCAACGACCTACACAGCCACGCCAAGTACGGGGGTGGAATACAAATGGTATGGCCCATTGGCAGACACAACGAGCAGCTTGGGCGCAGCAGTGAGCGGTGCAACAAGTGCGACGTTTATACCAAGTGGCGCAGCATTAACCACGGCTGGAACAAAATATTACGCAGTGGTAGTAAACACGACGGGAGATGTGAATTGTGCGGATACGGCTTTTGTACGTTTGGTAGTAAATGCCAAGCCAGTAATTAGCGGCGGCAGCGCGACGATTTGCGCAGGTGAGTCAGTTGATTTGACTACGAAAATTACGAATTACAACACGTATTTAAGCCCCGTGTGGACAATAGGAACAGCAAATGGCACGGTAGTAGCAACGCCAAGTTCAGTGAAACCAACTGGCACAACGACGTATGTATTGGTAGCACAAAATGCAGCAGGTTGCAAAGACACGGCGAATGTGGTAGTGACGGTGAATGCCAAACCCAATGCGGGTAAAGACACGACCTTGGCGTGCGTGAATGCAGCGACAAATACTTTGGCAACAAGTTATACTTTAGTGCCAAGTCCTGCGGGAGGAAGCTGGTCACAATTAGGCACGACTCCAGCGACGGCGACGATTTCTGGCAACAACGTGACGGGTATGAGTGTGGCAGGAACGTATCAGTTCATTTACACGACGACCGCAGGTTGCAAAGACACGGTCGCGGTGACGGTAGCGCCATGCGCAGGTTGCGTGAAACCAAATGCAGGTGCTGATGCGGCGAATGTATGCCAACCGACGAGTACGGCGAAGTTAACGGCAGTGACGACAGGTGGCACATGGGCACCAATTGTCAGCCCCGCTAACCCAAGCGCAGCAACGATAGACGCCAATGGCAATATCAGCGGTTTGAATGCGGCAGGCACGTATAAGTTTGTCTATTCGGTAACAAGTGGTGGTCAAACGTGTACGGACACGGCGCAAGTGATTGTACTTGCCAAGCCAGTAATTGCCGACGGTTCTGCGACGATTTGCGCAGGCGAGTCAGTAGATTTGACATCTAAGATTACCAATTACAATACGTACTTGAGTCCAGTATGGACAGTGGGCACGGCGAGCGGGACAGCCGTAGCAACGCCAAGTTCAGTGAAACCAACTGGCACAACGACGTATGTGTTGGTGGCTCAAAATGCAGCTGGTTGCAAAGACACGGCGAACGTAGTAGTGACGGTGAATTCAAAACCAAGCGCAGGTAAAGACACGACCTTGGTTTGTTCAAACGGCAATGTTCCATCAAGTGTTCAATTATCAGCGGCACCAACGGGGGGCACATGGTCAGCATTGACGGGCAATCCAACGGGCGCGACGGTGAACAGTTCAGGTTTAGTAAGTATCACCAACGCCACTGCCCAAGGTAAGGCGTTTGACTTTGTTTATTCGGTAAATGGTTGTCAAGATACGGTGAAGGTAATTGTTCCTACTTGCCCTGCTCCATGTGTAGAGTCAACAATTAGTTCAGCGGCCCCTGTATGTTCAAATGATGCGCAAACCTACAGTTTTACCTTTACGATTAACAATCAGTTAGGCATTGTAAAAGTGAATAAAGGCACGTTGAGCGGAAGTAATCCTTACACGGTATCAGGTATTCCATCGGGTCAGAATGTGATTATTACCGACAGTTTGAGCGCAATTTGTAAGACTGATACGACGATAGCGGGCGTTAATTGTAACTGTAATCCAGCCTTGCCCCAGTTGTTGACGCCAAGTTTGACGGCTTGCATCGGGGATACTTTCCCAACCTTAAAAGCAACGGTGGTGGGACTAGCAACGGTAGAATGGTTTAGCCAACAAACGGGCGGAACGGTGTTATTCACAGGTTTAAATTACAAACCAAGTGGAACGGTAGCGGCAAATACAGCCTTTTACGCCCAAGCGCGGAGCACTGACCCGACCTGTCCAACGGCCATAAGCACGAGTCGTGTACCAGCGACGATTAATGCCCAAAGCTGTATCGATACGATTGACTTGGCGTTGAAGAAGTCAATTAATACGAAGATAGCACGGGTTGGTGATGTGCTGACTTACACCATCAAAGTATGGAACGAGTGGACTAAGAACGCGACGGGAGTAGAGGTTGTTGATAGTATTGCTACGACGGTGCAGTTTGTGAGCGGCAGCTTTGTCGCGAGTCGTGGTAGTGCGACAATCAGTGGCAATGTGATTAAGTGGAACATAGGCAACATCGCTGCGGGAGGCGATACGGTAACGTTACGTTATCAAGTGAAGGCAACGCAGGTGGGAATTCATTTGAACACGGCTGAAATCAGCAAGACCAACGAGAAAGACAGAGACAGCACGCCAGGCAACGGCAAAGGTGGTGAAGATGATATCGACCAACAATGCTTTACGGTACCTTTTGACTTATGTCCAAACCAAAAGTTGGAAGTGAGTGTTCCTGCTAACTTGACGAACGTACAATGGTTCAAAAACGGCGGCACGACGTCGGTCGCGACGGGTAATGTGGTGTTGTTCTCGGAAGTGGGCGTTTATACTTTCACAGCGACGAACCAGGCGTGCCCAGCCAACGGCTGTTGTCCAGTCATCATCGAAGCGGGGACGAATTGCTGTCCTGTGGATATATGCGTACCGTTTACGGTGAAGAAGAAGCGAAAATAA
- a CDS encoding helix-turn-helix transcriptional regulator, whose protein sequence is MIHIDPISNQVAPPYVNIFIKQEELPHVVELLLQTKVPFVVSHQPNDVNVTSPSSYDTTNQASMEDPPYEMGGGSKSQEGHVKRLFSLKKEIERMIDHYLSAGEEPNLEVVAQRLNFKVSVFKTHFKDAYGKPFYQFYIDRKMEYAADLLRKGVRGAQVSLRVGYSHPIKFNKMFQKHFGVTPKKYQEALSIY, encoded by the coding sequence ATGATACATATAGACCCTATTTCCAATCAAGTGGCTCCGCCCTATGTCAACATTTTTATTAAGCAAGAGGAATTACCACACGTAGTAGAACTACTACTACAAACTAAGGTACCCTTTGTTGTGAGCCACCAACCTAACGATGTAAATGTGACTTCACCTTCAAGCTATGACACTACAAATCAAGCTAGTATGGAAGACCCACCTTATGAAATGGGCGGGGGTTCAAAATCACAAGAAGGGCATGTAAAGCGTCTTTTTTCTCTAAAGAAGGAAATTGAACGAATGATTGATCATTATTTGTCGGCAGGAGAAGAACCCAATTTAGAAGTTGTTGCCCAACGTTTAAACTTTAAAGTATCGGTATTCAAGACACATTTTAAGGATGCGTACGGCAAACCATTTTATCAATTTTATATTGATAGAAAAATGGAATACGCCGCCGACCTACTGCGAAAAGGAGTCAGGGGAGCGCAGGTATCCCTACGAGTAGGGTATTCTCATCCCATTAAGTTTAATAAAATGTTCCAGAAGCATTTTGGGGTAACGCCAAAAAAGTACCAAGAAGCACTAAGTATTTATTAG
- a CDS encoding LytTR family DNA-binding domain-containing protein — protein sequence MNILFIQSNPLENSHFETLLSDLGYSIVGKVGSCEEGLDLIEVSHVDLIIATIFEDATAQDKECLGSLGAFHIPIILIINEDVPQIYEKVANFTHVFYLVKPFHTNTLESAIRILSQQIRQEPQFIRGTSRGEIIAIKDILYIEVERTYTFIQTKTKRYAFKKSLTLLKQHLPLGRFLQVHRSFLVQKMFVKKIDFEKSQVELEEGHLLPISRRAKHELQSKNLNTII from the coding sequence ATGAATATCTTGTTTATCCAATCCAATCCACTGGAAAACTCTCATTTTGAAACCCTGCTTTCTGATTTAGGCTACTCAATCGTTGGTAAAGTTGGCTCTTGTGAAGAAGGACTTGATTTGATTGAAGTAAGTCACGTGGACTTAATTATCGCGACGATTTTCGAAGATGCAACGGCACAAGACAAGGAATGCTTGGGGTCGTTGGGGGCTTTTCACATTCCGATTATATTAATCATCAATGAAGACGTGCCCCAAATCTATGAGAAGGTCGCCAATTTTACGCACGTATTTTATTTAGTAAAGCCCTTTCATACAAATACCCTAGAGAGCGCTATCCGAATCTTATCGCAACAAATCAGGCAAGAACCACAATTTATCAGGGGTACTTCTCGCGGTGAAATTATTGCGATTAAAGATATTCTGTACATCGAGGTAGAACGTACCTACACCTTCATTCAGACCAAGACCAAGCGTTATGCGTTTAAAAAATCGCTTACGTTGTTGAAACAACACCTGCCTCTAGGTCGCTTTTTACAAGTACACCGTAGTTTTCTGGTTCAGAAGATGTTTGTCAAAAAAATAGACTTTGAAAAGAGTCAGGTAGAGCTTGAAGAGGGGCATTTGCTACCAATAAGTCGGCGGGCAAAACATGAATTGCAGTCGAAAAACCTCAATACTATTATTTAG
- a CDS encoding histidine phosphatase family protein has protein sequence MTRYLYIVRHATAEDSISFFKDFERELSAYGKAEATRMGRFLHNKGLVPDLLISSSAPRAFQTAQLLGEQLGYSKEKIQSTRNLYDGGPRSYINTVNRAPENCTHLMIIGHNPDASYFSDYLANTDIDSMVKGGVITIAFENLQWSEVSAETGKFISYDTPPNF, from the coding sequence ATGACACGCTACTTATATATTGTTCGGCACGCAACCGCAGAGGACTCTATTTCTTTCTTTAAGGATTTTGAACGTGAACTTTCTGCGTATGGTAAAGCTGAAGCTACTCGAATGGGTCGTTTTTTGCATAATAAAGGGCTTGTCCCCGACTTGCTCATCAGCAGTTCGGCACCCCGTGCATTTCAAACTGCCCAACTGTTGGGCGAACAATTAGGCTACAGCAAAGAAAAAATTCAAAGCACCCGCAACTTATACGACGGAGGCCCAAGGTCTTACATTAACACCGTCAATCGTGCTCCTGAAAACTGTACACATTTGATGATTATTGGGCATAACCCTGACGCAAGTTATTTTTCAGATTACCTGGCCAATACCGATATAGATTCTATGGTAAAAGGTGGCGTGATTACCATTGCATTTGAAAACCTTCAATGGAGCGAAGTTTCTGCCGAAACAGGAAAGTTTATTAGTTATGATACACCACCCAACTTTTAA